One stretch of Pseudomonas fluorescens Q2-87 DNA includes these proteins:
- the pap gene encoding polyphosphate:AMP phosphotransferase has translation MFESAEIGHVIDKETFEAEVPALREALLEAQFELQQQGRFPVIVLINGIEGAGKGETVKLLNEWMDPRLIEVRTFDQQTDEELARPPAWRYWRMLPAKGRMGIFFGNWYSQMLQGRVHGEFKDPRLDQAINAAERLEKMLCDEGALIFKFWFHLSKKQMKARLKGLKDDPLHSWRISPLDWQQSQTYDKFVKYGERVLRRTSREYAPWHVVEGVDTYYRSLTVGRVLLEGLRQALDRPKAKPEKASVMPLPALEDQVTLLDSLDMTLRLDKDDYEEQLITEQARFAGLLRDKRMRRHALVAVFEGNDAAGKGGAIRRVAAALDPRQYSIVPIAAPTEEERAHPYMWRFWRHIPARGKFTMFDRSWYGRVLVERVEGFCSRADWLRAYGEINDFEEQIADAGVVVVKFWLAIDKETQLERFQEREEIPFKRFKITEDDWRNRDKWNAYRAAVCDMVDRTSTEISPWTLVEANDKRWARVKVLRTLNQALEDAFERSGKQARQAKKSRK, from the coding sequence ATGTTCGAATCCGCTGAAATCGGTCACGTCATCGATAAAGAAACCTTTGAGGCCGAAGTGCCGGCCTTGCGTGAAGCGCTGCTCGAAGCTCAATTCGAATTGCAGCAACAAGGCCGGTTTCCGGTCATCGTACTGATCAACGGCATCGAGGGCGCGGGCAAGGGCGAGACGGTGAAGCTGCTCAACGAGTGGATGGACCCGCGGCTGATCGAAGTGCGTACATTCGACCAGCAGACCGACGAAGAACTGGCGCGGCCGCCGGCCTGGCGTTATTGGCGGATGCTGCCAGCCAAGGGGCGCATGGGGATTTTCTTCGGCAACTGGTACAGCCAGATGCTGCAAGGACGCGTCCATGGCGAGTTCAAGGATCCCCGGCTGGACCAGGCGATCAACGCCGCCGAACGCCTGGAAAAGATGCTCTGTGACGAAGGCGCACTGATCTTCAAGTTCTGGTTCCACCTGTCCAAGAAACAGATGAAGGCTCGGCTCAAGGGGCTCAAGGATGATCCGCTGCACAGCTGGCGCATCAGCCCGCTGGACTGGCAGCAGTCCCAGACCTACGACAAGTTCGTCAAATACGGCGAACGGGTCCTGCGCCGCACCAGTCGCGAATACGCGCCATGGCACGTCGTCGAAGGCGTGGACACCTATTATCGCAGCCTCACGGTCGGGCGGGTCCTGCTCGAAGGCTTGCGCCAAGCCCTCGACCGACCTAAGGCGAAGCCGGAAAAGGCCAGCGTGATGCCGCTGCCGGCCCTGGAGGATCAAGTCACCCTGCTCGACAGCCTGGACATGACCCTGCGCCTGGACAAGGACGATTACGAGGAGCAATTGATTACCGAGCAGGCACGGTTCGCCGGCTTGCTGCGCGACAAACGCATGCGCCGCCATGCCCTGGTGGCCGTGTTCGAAGGTAACGATGCGGCCGGCAAGGGCGGGGCGATTCGTCGGGTGGCGGCGGCCCTCGATCCGCGCCAATACAGCATCGTGCCGATCGCCGCGCCCACGGAGGAAGAGCGCGCCCACCCGTACATGTGGCGGTTCTGGCGGCACATCCCGGCGCGGGGCAAGTTCACCATGTTCGACCGTTCCTGGTATGGCCGGGTGCTGGTGGAACGGGTCGAAGGGTTCTGCAGCCGGGCCGACTGGCTACGGGCCTATGGCGAGATCAACGATTTCGAAGAACAGATCGCCGATGCCGGCGTGGTGGTGGTCAAGTTCTGGCTGGCCATTGACAAGGAAACCCAGCTGGAGCGCTTCCAGGAGCGTGAGGAAATCCCCTTCAAACGCTTCAAGATCACCGAGGACGACTGGCGCAACCGGGACAAGTGGAACGCTTACCGGGCGGCCGTGTGCGACATGGTCGATCGCACCAGCACCGAGATTTCCCCTTGGACATTGGTGGAAGCCAACGACAAGCGCTGGGCGCGGGTCAAAGTGTTGCGCACGCTAAACCAGGCGCTGGAGGACGCGTTCGAGCGCTCGGGGAAACAGGCTCGCCAGGCGAAAAAAAGCAGGAAGTAG
- a CDS encoding ABC transporter ATP-binding protein, translated as MPDRPDDLSPPLRSDRLSWAQIRRLAFKHKKALWIANAVAVLATLCSVPIPLLLPLLVDEVLLGHGDAALKVMNHALPTGWQLAAGYIGLMLMVTLALRCGALLFNVLQARLFARLAKDIVYRIRIRLIERLKRISLGEYESLGSGTVAAHLVTDLDTLDKFIGETLSRFLVAMLTLVGTAGILVWMHWELALLILLFNPLVIYATVQLGKRVKHLKKLENDSTSRFTQALTETLDAIQEVRAGNRQGYFLGRLGMRAKEVRDYAVNSQWKTDASNRASGLLFQFGIDIFRAAAMLTVVFSDLSIGQMLAVFSYLWFMIGPVEQLLNLQYAFYAADGALSRINELLARADEPQYAGGIDPFLGRDTLGIEVQGLSFGYGDELVLNEMNLSIAPGEKVAIVGASGGGKSTLVQLLLGLYTPRAGTIRFGGSTQQEIGLETVRENVAVVLQHPALFNDTVRANLTMGRERSDEACWRALEIAQLHGTIRDLPNGLDSIVGRSGVRLSGGQRQRLAIARMVLAEPKVVILDEATSALDAATEYNLHQALARFLNNRTTLIIAHRLSAVKQADRVLVFDGGQIAEDGDHQQLIAEGGLYAKLYGHLQQH; from the coding sequence GTGCCTGACCGGCCCGATGATCTATCGCCTCCGCTGCGCAGCGACCGGTTGAGTTGGGCGCAAATCCGTCGCCTGGCCTTCAAGCATAAGAAAGCCCTGTGGATCGCCAACGCCGTGGCCGTGCTGGCGACGCTGTGCAGTGTGCCGATCCCGCTGCTGTTGCCGTTGCTGGTCGATGAAGTCCTGCTGGGTCACGGTGATGCAGCCTTGAAGGTCATGAACCATGCGCTGCCGACGGGCTGGCAACTCGCTGCCGGCTACATCGGGCTCATGCTGATGGTGACCCTGGCCCTGCGCTGTGGAGCGTTGCTGTTCAACGTGCTGCAGGCGCGCTTGTTCGCCAGGCTGGCCAAGGACATCGTCTATCGCATTCGCATCCGCCTGATCGAACGCCTCAAGCGCATTTCCCTTGGCGAATACGAAAGCCTGGGCAGCGGCACCGTGGCGGCCCACCTGGTCACCGACCTGGACACCCTGGACAAATTCATCGGCGAAACCCTCAGCCGTTTTCTGGTGGCGATGCTGACCCTGGTGGGCACCGCCGGCATCCTGGTGTGGATGCATTGGGAGCTGGCGCTGCTGATCCTGTTGTTCAACCCCTTGGTGATCTACGCCACGGTGCAGTTGGGCAAGCGGGTCAAGCACCTGAAGAAATTGGAGAACGACAGCACGTCGCGTTTCACCCAGGCCCTGACTGAAACCCTGGACGCCATCCAGGAAGTGCGCGCGGGTAACCGTCAGGGATATTTTCTCGGCCGTCTGGGCATGCGGGCCAAGGAAGTGCGCGATTACGCAGTCAACTCCCAGTGGAAAACCGACGCCTCGAACCGCGCCAGTGGTTTGCTGTTTCAGTTTGGCATCGATATTTTTCGCGCCGCGGCCATGCTCACGGTGGTGTTCTCCGACTTGTCCATTGGCCAGATGCTGGCGGTGTTCAGCTACCTCTGGTTCATGATCGGGCCGGTGGAGCAACTGCTCAACCTGCAATATGCCTTCTATGCCGCCGACGGAGCGCTGTCGCGGATCAACGAACTGCTGGCCCGCGCCGACGAACCGCAATACGCCGGCGGTATCGATCCTTTCCTGGGGCGTGACACCTTGGGTATCGAGGTTCAGGGGTTGAGTTTCGGCTACGGCGACGAGTTGGTCCTGAACGAGATGAACCTGTCGATTGCCCCGGGTGAGAAAGTCGCGATTGTCGGAGCCAGTGGCGGTGGAAAAAGCACCCTGGTGCAACTGCTTCTGGGGTTGTACACACCGCGGGCCGGGACCATCCGCTTTGGCGGTTCGACTCAACAAGAGATCGGCCTTGAAACCGTGCGGGAGAATGTCGCGGTGGTCCTGCAACATCCTGCGCTGTTCAACGACACGGTACGGGCCAACCTGACCATGGGCCGTGAGCGCAGTGACGAAGCCTGTTGGCGGGCGCTCGAAATCGCGCAGCTGCACGGTACGATCCGGGACTTGCCCAACGGCCTGGACAGCATCGTCGGGCGGTCCGGCGTGCGCCTATCGGGAGGCCAGCGGCAACGCCTGGCGATCGCTCGCATGGTGTTGGCCGAGCCCAAGGTGGTGATACTCGACGAGGCTACCTCCGCGCTGGACGCTGCCACCGAATACAATCTGCACCAGGCTCTGGCGCGGTTCTTGAACAACCGAACCACCCTGATCATCGCGCACCGCTTGTCGGCCGTGAAACAGGCCGACCGGGTGCTGGTGTTCGATGGCGGGCAAATTGCCGAGGATGGCGACCATCAACAACTGATTGCCGAGGGTGGACTGTACGCCAAGCTCTATGGGCATTTGCAGCAGCATTGA
- a CDS encoding BolA family protein encodes MSMQQRIESTLGLLQPEYLQVLDESHMHSRGLQTHFKAVVVSQQFEGLNRVKRHQKVYGTLGELMGEFHALALHTYTPGEWAQVDTAPASPTCAGGSKG; translated from the coding sequence ATGAGCATGCAACAACGCATCGAATCGACGCTCGGGCTCCTGCAGCCCGAGTACCTGCAAGTGCTGGATGAAAGCCACATGCACAGCCGTGGTCTGCAGACCCACTTCAAGGCGGTGGTGGTCAGCCAGCAATTCGAAGGGCTCAATCGCGTCAAGCGCCACCAGAAGGTCTACGGCACGCTGGGCGAGCTGATGGGTGAATTCCATGCGTTGGCGCTGCATACCTACACCCCCGGAGAATGGGCACAGGTCGACACAGCCCCGGCTTCGCCGACCTGCGCCGGGGGTAGCAAGGGGTAA
- a CDS encoding DUF2059 domain-containing protein, with translation MTRLRAICTAVALVCASGPVLADTASHNASAEAFLTLAHADKLGTPVYMQVQQMFAQRFEQTKAPESKKATLESYQAKANAALDQAIGWNKLKPDMVKLYTSNFSESELKDLVSFYQSPLGKKVLEKMPQLTQQSAQLTQAKLESAVPVVNKLLSDMTAELEPKGAAPAPAKKKP, from the coding sequence ATGACCCGTCTTCGTGCCATCTGTACCGCAGTTGCTCTGGTGTGTGCCAGCGGCCCTGTTCTTGCCGATACCGCCAGCCACAACGCCAGCGCCGAAGCGTTTCTGACCCTGGCACACGCTGACAAACTGGGCACTCCGGTGTACATGCAAGTGCAGCAGATGTTCGCCCAGCGCTTTGAACAGACCAAGGCCCCCGAGTCGAAAAAAGCCACCCTGGAAAGCTACCAGGCCAAGGCCAATGCCGCACTGGACCAGGCCATCGGCTGGAACAAGCTCAAGCCGGACATGGTCAAGCTCTACACCAGCAACTTCAGCGAGTCGGAGCTCAAGGACCTGGTGTCCTTCTACCAGTCGCCATTGGGCAAGAAAGTCTTGGAAAAAATGCCGCAGCTGACCCAGCAATCGGCCCAACTGACCCAGGCCAAGCTGGAGTCCGCAGTGCCGGTGGTCAACAAGCTGCTGTCTGACATGACGGCCGAGCTCGAGCCGAAAGGCGCCGCGCCTGCCCCAGCCAAGAAAAAGCCGTAA
- a CDS encoding thiolase family protein — protein sequence MREVVIVDSVRTGLAKSFRGKFNMTRPDDMAAHCVNALLARNDINPASVEDCIVGAGSNEGAQGYNIGRNVAVLSQLGTGTAGMTLNRFCSSGLQAIAIAANQIASGCSDIIVAGGVESISLTMKSVNTDNLINPLLKEQVPGIYFPMGQTAEIVARRYQVSREEQDRYALQSQQRTAQAQAAGLFDDEIIPMAVKYRVEDKNTGAVQILDGLVDRDDCNRPDTTYESLAGLKPVFAEDGSVTAGNSSQLSDGASMTLVMSLEKALALGLKPKAFFRGFTVAGCEPDEMGIGPVFSVPKLLKAKGLQIADIDLWELNEAFASQCLYSRNRLEIDNEKYNVNGGSISIGHPFGMTGSRQVGHLVRELQRRNLRYGIVTMCVGGGMGATGLFEAVR from the coding sequence ATGCGTGAAGTGGTGATCGTCGACAGCGTACGGACCGGCCTGGCGAAATCTTTTCGCGGCAAGTTCAACATGACCCGCCCGGACGACATGGCGGCGCACTGCGTCAACGCTCTGTTGGCACGCAACGACATCAACCCGGCCAGCGTCGAGGATTGCATCGTCGGCGCCGGGTCCAACGAGGGCGCCCAGGGCTACAACATCGGCCGCAACGTGGCGGTGCTCTCGCAACTGGGGACCGGTACCGCCGGCATGACCCTCAACCGTTTCTGTTCCTCGGGCCTGCAAGCCATTGCCATCGCCGCCAACCAGATCGCCTCCGGTTGCAGCGACATCATCGTCGCCGGTGGGGTGGAATCCATCAGCCTGACGATGAAAAGCGTCAACACCGATAACCTGATCAACCCACTGCTCAAGGAGCAGGTGCCCGGGATCTACTTTCCCATGGGCCAGACGGCCGAGATCGTTGCCCGTCGTTATCAGGTCAGCCGTGAAGAACAGGACCGCTACGCCTTGCAGAGCCAGCAACGAACCGCCCAGGCTCAGGCGGCCGGGTTGTTCGACGATGAAATCATCCCGATGGCGGTCAAGTACCGGGTCGAGGACAAGAACACCGGTGCGGTGCAGATCCTCGATGGCCTGGTTGACCGCGACGACTGCAATCGCCCCGACACCACTTACGAAAGCCTGGCCGGACTCAAGCCCGTGTTCGCCGAAGACGGTTCGGTGACAGCAGGCAACTCGTCGCAGTTGTCCGACGGGGCGTCGATGACCTTGGTGATGAGTCTGGAGAAAGCCTTGGCCCTGGGGCTCAAGCCCAAGGCGTTTTTTCGCGGTTTTACCGTGGCCGGTTGCGAACCGGACGAGATGGGCATCGGTCCGGTATTTTCGGTGCCGAAGCTGCTCAAGGCCAAGGGCTTGCAGATCGCCGACATCGACTTGTGGGAACTCAACGAGGCTTTCGCGTCCCAGTGCCTGTACAGCCGCAACCGGTTGGAAATCGATAACGAGAAATACAACGTCAACGGGGGCTCGATCTCCATCGGCCATCCCTTCGGCATGACCGGCTCACGGCAAGTGGGCCATCTGGTGCGCGAGCTGCAACGGCGCAACCTGCGCTACGGCATCGTGACGATGTGCGTGGGTGGCGGGATGGGAGCGACGGGGTTGTTCGAGGCGGTTCGATAA
- a CDS encoding DUF6316 family protein — translation MPGTRAQDTDAPKTIFRSDRICRINGEFYFSTREGTQEGPYDSRETAEREVAAYIQRMMQLNKVAS, via the coding sequence ATGCCTGGTACGCGCGCGCAGGACACAGACGCACCCAAGACAATTTTTCGCAGTGATCGGATTTGCCGGATAAATGGCGAATTTTATTTCAGTACGCGCGAAGGCACGCAGGAAGGACCGTACGACAGTCGTGAGACTGCCGAACGGGAAGTCGCGGCTTATATTCAACGGATGATGCAACTGAACAAAGTGGCCAGCTGA
- a CDS encoding DMT family transporter: MHVSSGRWVYGLFLALLTALLWGILPIKLKQVLQVMDPVTVTWFRLLVSGGLLFIYLGATRRLPTRQVLGRRGGWLVAMAVLGLVGNYVLYLMGLNRLSPGTAQLVVQMGPIMLLVASLFVFKERFSVGQGIGLLVLLIGFALFFNQRLIELLTSLSDYTAGVLMVLLASTVWTFYALGQKQLLTVWNSLQVMMVIYLFCALLLTPWVHPLEALQLSPLQGWLLLACCLNTLIAYGAFAEALAHWEASRVSATLAITPLVTFAAVAMAAWWWPDYVHAEQINLLGYGGAVLVVLGSALVALGPSLIAGLRARRERLAVGQ, from the coding sequence ATGCACGTATCGTCCGGTCGCTGGGTCTATGGTCTGTTCCTCGCCTTGCTGACCGCTTTGCTGTGGGGAATCCTGCCGATCAAGCTCAAGCAAGTGCTGCAGGTGATGGACCCGGTCACCGTGACCTGGTTTCGCTTGCTCGTGTCCGGTGGCTTGCTGTTCATCTACCTTGGCGCTACCCGGCGCTTGCCTACTCGCCAAGTGCTTGGCCGTCGTGGCGGCTGGCTGGTGGCGATGGCGGTGCTCGGGCTGGTGGGCAACTATGTGCTCTACCTGATGGGCTTGAACCGCTTGAGCCCCGGCACCGCGCAACTGGTAGTGCAGATGGGGCCGATCATGTTGCTGGTCGCCAGTCTGTTTGTGTTCAAGGAACGTTTCAGCGTCGGGCAGGGCATTGGCCTGCTGGTGTTGTTGATCGGATTTGCACTGTTTTTCAATCAGCGCCTCATTGAATTGCTGACGTCCTTGAGCGACTACACCGCCGGGGTGCTGATGGTATTGCTCGCCTCGACCGTCTGGACGTTCTATGCCCTGGGCCAGAAGCAATTGTTGACGGTGTGGAATTCGTTGCAGGTGATGATGGTGATCTACCTGTTCTGCGCGCTGTTGCTCACACCTTGGGTGCATCCGCTGGAAGCGTTGCAACTGAGCCCGCTGCAAGGTTGGCTGTTGCTCGCCTGCTGTCTCAATACGCTGATCGCCTATGGCGCATTTGCCGAGGCCTTGGCCCATTGGGAGGCTTCCCGGGTCAGCGCGACCCTGGCGATCACGCCGCTGGTGACGTTCGCCGCGGTGGCGATGGCGGCCTGGTGGTGGCCCGATTATGTCCATGCCGAACAGATCAATCTGCTGGGATATGGCGGGGCGGTGCTGGTGGTATTGGGGTCGGCGTTGGTGGCGCTGGGGCCGTCGTTGATCGCCGGGCTGAGGGCCCGGCGCGAGCGTTTGGCTGTTGGGCAATAG
- a CDS encoding class II fumarate hydratase has protein sequence MSRIETDSLGQVEVPEEAYWGAQTQRSMINFAIGNERMPLSVLHALALIKKAAARVNDRNGDLPADIARLIEQAADEVLDGQHDDQFPLVVWQTGSGTQSNMNVNEVIAGRANELAGNPRGGKSPVHPNDHVNRSQSSNDCFPTAMHIAAVQAVQQQLLPAIGELSGGLAELAARHMKLVKTGRTHMMDATPITFGQELSAFIAQLDYAERAIRAALPAVCELAQGGTAVGTGLNSPHGFGEAIAAELAALSGLPFVTAPNKFAALAGHEPLTALSGALKTLAVTLMKIANDLRLLGSGPRAGFAEVKLPANEPGSSIMPGKVNPTQCEALSMLACQVLGNDVTIGFAASQGHLQLNVFKPVIIHNLLQSIRLLADGCSNFQQHCIAGLEPDAEQMAAHLERGLMLVTALNPHIGYDKSAEIAKKAYGEGLTLREAALQLGYLTDEEFDAWVRPENMLEAGSQG, from the coding sequence ATGAGCCGTATCGAAACCGACAGCCTTGGCCAGGTTGAAGTCCCGGAAGAGGCCTACTGGGGCGCCCAGACACAGCGTTCCATGATCAATTTTGCCATCGGTAACGAACGCATGCCGCTGTCGGTGCTGCATGCCCTGGCGCTGATCAAGAAGGCCGCCGCGCGGGTCAATGACCGCAACGGCGACTTGCCCGCCGACATCGCTCGCCTGATCGAGCAAGCCGCCGACGAAGTGCTGGACGGCCAGCATGACGACCAGTTCCCGCTGGTGGTCTGGCAGACGGGCAGCGGCACCCAGAGCAACATGAACGTCAACGAAGTCATCGCCGGGCGAGCCAACGAGCTGGCCGGCAACCCGCGCGGCGGCAAGAGCCCGGTGCACCCCAACGATCACGTCAATCGCTCCCAGAGCTCCAACGACTGCTTCCCAACCGCCATGCACATCGCCGCCGTCCAGGCCGTCCAGCAGCAATTGCTGCCGGCCATCGGCGAGTTGTCCGGCGGGTTGGCGGAACTGGCGGCGCGCCACATGAAGCTGGTCAAGACCGGCCGCACCCACATGATGGATGCCACGCCCATCACGTTTGGCCAGGAACTGTCGGCCTTCATAGCCCAGCTCGATTATGCCGAACGTGCCATCCGCGCCGCACTGCCAGCGGTCTGCGAACTGGCCCAAGGCGGTACGGCGGTGGGCACCGGCCTCAATTCGCCCCATGGTTTTGGTGAAGCCATTGCCGCTGAATTGGCGGCGCTTTCCGGGCTGCCGTTCGTGACCGCGCCGAACAAGTTCGCCGCGCTGGCCGGCCATGAACCCCTGACCGCCCTGTCCGGCGCGCTGAAAACCCTGGCCGTGACCCTGATGAAGATCGCCAACGACCTGCGCCTGCTGGGTTCCGGGCCACGGGCCGGGTTCGCCGAGGTGAAGTTGCCGGCCAACGAACCGGGCAGTTCCATCATGCCCGGCAAGGTCAACCCGACCCAGTGCGAAGCCTTGTCGATGCTGGCCTGCCAAGTCCTGGGCAACGACGTGACCATCGGTTTCGCCGCCAGCCAGGGCCATTTGCAACTGAACGTGTTCAAACCGGTGATCATCCACAACCTGCTGCAATCGATCCGCCTGCTGGCCGATGGCTGCAGCAACTTCCAACAGCATTGCATCGCGGGGCTCGAACCGGATGCCGAGCAAATGGCCGCGCACTTGGAACGCGGGCTGATGCTGGTGACCGCGCTGAACCCGCACATCGGCTACGACAAGTCCGCCGAGATCGCCAAGAAAGCCTATGGCGAAGGGCTGACGTTGCGCGAGGCCGCGTTGCAACTGGGGTATCTCACTGATGAAGAGTTCGATGCCTGGGTAAGGCCGGAGAATATGCTGGAGGCCGGTAGCCAGGGCTGA
- a CDS encoding DsbA family protein: MTPRLLYVMDPMCSWCWGFAPVAEALVEQAQAAGVELHLVVGGLRTGNGSALEPTTRRYILEHWQAVTEATGQPFKFEGALPDGFVYDTEPACRAVVTARNLAPDLAWKLVKLIQQAFYVQGRDVTHASVLVELAEQAGLPRIEFAAAFDRADQHAATAADFTWVQDLGIAGFPTLLAERAGQLALLTNGYQPLSQLSPLLGRWLERAACA, from the coding sequence ATGACGCCACGCCTGCTCTACGTGATGGACCCGATGTGTTCCTGGTGCTGGGGCTTTGCGCCGGTGGCCGAAGCATTGGTCGAGCAGGCGCAGGCTGCGGGTGTGGAGCTGCACCTGGTAGTGGGCGGCCTGCGCACCGGCAATGGTTCGGCCCTGGAGCCGACCACCCGGCGCTATATCCTTGAGCACTGGCAGGCCGTCACCGAGGCCACCGGCCAGCCTTTCAAGTTCGAGGGGGCGTTGCCGGACGGTTTCGTCTATGACACCGAACCGGCCTGCCGTGCCGTGGTGACTGCCCGCAACCTTGCGCCGGACTTGGCCTGGAAGCTGGTGAAGCTGATCCAGCAGGCATTTTATGTGCAGGGCCGGGATGTCACCCACGCCAGCGTTCTGGTGGAATTGGCCGAGCAGGCTGGATTGCCACGTATCGAGTTCGCCGCGGCATTCGACCGCGCCGACCAGCATGCGGCCACCGCTGCGGATTTCACCTGGGTGCAGGACCTGGGTATTGCCGGGTTTCCCACACTGCTGGCCGAACGCGCCGGCCAACTGGCGCTGCTGACCAATGGTTACCAGCCCTTGAGCCAGTTATCGCCATTGCTGGGGCGCTGGCTGGAGCGCGCCGCCTGTGCCTGA
- a CDS encoding rhodanese-related sulfurtransferase, which yields MTQPIVVAALYKFVTLEDYVELREPLLKAMVDNGVKGTLLLAQEGINGTVSGTREGIDGLLAWLKNDPRMIDIDHKESYCDEQPFYRTKVKLKKEIVTLGVEGVDPNKQVGTYVEPQDWNALISDPEVLLIDTRNDYEVSIGTFEGAIDPKTTSFREFPEYIKANFDPTRHKKVAMFCTGGIRCEKASSYMLGQGFDEVYHLKGGILKYLEEVPQEETKWRGDCFVFDNRVTVRHDLSEGDYDQCHACRTPVSVEDRASEHYVPGISCPHCWDKLSEKTRRSAIDRQKQIELAKARNMPHPIGYNYKQSPSEA from the coding sequence ATGACACAACCTATTGTCGTGGCGGCACTGTATAAGTTCGTCACCCTTGAAGATTACGTCGAGCTGCGTGAGCCGTTGCTCAAGGCCATGGTCGATAACGGCGTCAAAGGCACGCTGCTGCTGGCCCAGGAAGGCATCAACGGTACGGTTTCCGGCACCCGTGAAGGTATCGATGGCCTGCTGGCCTGGCTCAAGAACGATCCGCGCATGATCGACATCGACCATAAAGAGTCGTACTGCGACGAGCAGCCGTTCTATCGCACCAAGGTCAAGCTCAAGAAAGAAATCGTCACCCTGGGCGTTGAAGGCGTGGACCCGAACAAGCAGGTCGGCACCTATGTCGAGCCGCAGGACTGGAACGCCCTGATCAGCGATCCGGAAGTGCTGTTGATCGACACCCGCAATGACTACGAAGTGTCCATCGGCACCTTTGAAGGCGCCATCGACCCCAAGACCACCAGCTTTCGCGAATTTCCCGAGTACATCAAGGCGAACTTCGACCCGACGCGCCACAAGAAAGTCGCGATGTTCTGCACCGGTGGCATTCGCTGTGAAAAAGCCTCCAGCTACATGCTTGGCCAGGGTTTCGACGAGGTCTATCACCTCAAGGGCGGCATCCTCAAATACCTGGAGGAGGTGCCCCAGGAAGAAACCAAATGGCGCGGCGACTGCTTCGTGTTCGATAACCGGGTAACGGTTCGCCACGACCTCAGCGAAGGGGACTACGATCAGTGCCATGCCTGTCGTACACCGGTCAGTGTCGAAGACCGCGCCTCGGAGCACTATGTGCCGGGAATCAGTTGTCCGCATTGCTGGGATAAGCTGAGCGAGAAAACCCGTCGCAGCGCGATCGACCGGCAAAAGCAGATCGAACTGGCCAAGGCCCGCAACATGCCGCACCCGATCGGCTACAACTACAAGCAGTCACCTTCCGAGGCTTGA